The proteins below come from a single Bombus fervidus isolate BK054 chromosome 15, iyBomFerv1, whole genome shotgun sequence genomic window:
- the LOC139994743 gene encoding protein RRP5 homolog codes for MTSKNLLRGGKEVRERKASDLLFGKYEKIGKRNREKQRAKKQDEEEPNFVPNTAERLSYATISEGLVVLGCISEVTNYDLLISLPGGLVGRAQITDISECYTNLLQNFVKSQDSETNEFKSLPELYTYGDYVVCYVKAIQSQEILQIAISLEPSLINQSLDVAYLDIGSKIVCTISSIEDHGYLVDTGLINVRAFIPTKESGSEKCLFPGKQLLCYVKEVKNNENTSTITLTLKRKLVKTICETEIKSLDSMMPGTKFDLSIKKVLSNGLCVSLNENNIGFINQIYLDEPLSKYSNSLTITGTLLYILPTIKFAYFSSTIDKSRDNTIKPGDVVEGATVLFRESRGIVLQLTKNGIRGFVSLKRTGVEYNKIIEKFAPGTTHKCRILSYSWLDGIYLCTMQRSLLEQKYFSLSDFKPGDMVNVKITDIDKVNGFVNVQLGKFNGQIAPDHISDEGLSALNKLKVDEEVEARVLFVHIGRKKVYLTLKRSLITSDLPILANIQDAKIDSKHHATIIQIHKRGILVKFFGDVKGWISHTALDTETSNVNWNCSIGQTILVKVQTVNTDSGEITVKMVNQDIQVEKAAFDIGEEVEGTIIESSTQGLYLRISRNEGQTVSTGFLPAGHMSPCMEIAALLASKYVPGDTLSALVFATVPNLILTRTIVTQGRYRNFEKLKIGDCIPCTIKDMEPDGIRLILPVSECTPFGYVSYSNVSNFNLLHTNQILMAKIFSINKKEQQLGLTLSLKKIYDDLSDPKSRMVAALDTLILYFNKLVELSSNSYYKNRPISSVKLGQRVTGKIEKITADGLVVQLQNNLLGIVSKNHYSDNKKIGDKISGTIIWINYVHELVELTTLSSIMHKISAKQNKQIQFPDGKLLRGRILMVTNWFILIFLQGIGKGTLAAIPVRRHINDLQPDLTPYTIHSKVKCYALLNSKESNIMPLCIIKSAFENKYDVREKSNNNNYLKRKKQNQENVVLAKKIKIQKLLEVPNV; via the exons atgacgtcgaaaaatcttttAAGAGGTGGAAAAGAAGTTCGAGAAAGGAAAGCATCAGATTtg TTATTTGGCAAATATGAGAAAATTGGTAAAAGGAATCGTGAGAAACAGAGGGCAAAGAAACAAGACGAAGAGGAACCAAATTTTGTTCCCAACACTGCAGAACGATTATCATATGCAACAATATCTGAAGGATTAGTGGTATTAGGATGTATTTCTGAAGTGACAAACTATGATTTGCTGATATCTTTGCCAGGCGGCTTAGTAGGTCGTGCCCAAATTACAGATATCAGTGAATGTTACACAAATTTGTTGCAAAATTTTGTCAAATCACAGGATTCTGAGACAAACGAATTTAAGTCCCTTCCTGAGTTATATACCTATGGAGATTACGTCGTATGTTATGTAAAAGCTATACAATCGCAAGAGATATTGCAAATTGCGATATCTCTTGAGCCCAGTCTAATAAATCAAAGTTTAGATGTTGCTTATTTAGATATTGGCTCAAAAATAGTATGTACTATTAGTAGTATAGAAGATCATGGTTATCTGGTAGACACAGGTTTAATAAACGTAAGAGCGTTTATTCCTACTAAGGAAAGTGGCAGTGAAAAATGTTTGT TTCCAGGTAAACAGCTTCTATGCTATGTTAAAgaagttaaaaataatgagAATACATCGACGATTACATTAACTTTGAAACGGAAGCTTGTTAAGACTATTTgtgaaacagaaattaaatcaTTGGACAGCATGATGCCAGGCACAAAATTTGATCTTTCTATAAAGAAAGTGTTGTCTAATGGCTTATGTGTTTCattaaatgaaaacaatataggattcataaatcaaatatatttagacGAGCCCTTatctaaatattcaaatagtcTGACAATTACTGgaacattattatatattttgccgACCATCAAATTTGCATACTTTAGCTCGACGATAGATAAATCTAGAGACAATACTATTAAGCCTGGAGATGTTGTAGAAGGAGCTACTGTTCTATTCAGAGAATCTCGTGGAATAGTACTACAATTAACTAAGAATGGAATACGGGGATTCGTTTCCTTGAAAAGAACAGGtgttgaatataataaaatcattgaaaaatttgcacCTGGTACTACACATAAATGCAGAATATTATCATACAGCTGGTTAGATGGAATTTATCTCTGTACCATGCAGCGTTCGCTGCTGGAACAGAAGTACTTTTCATTGTCTGATTTTAAACCTGGCGACATGGTAAATGTAAAGATTACAGATATTGACAAAGTGAATGGTTTCGTTAATGTACAACTTGGTAAATTTAATGGACAAATTGCACCAGATCATATATCTGACGAAGGTTTAAGTGCCTTAAACAAGCTGAAAGTCGACGAAGAAGTAGAAGCAAGAGTCTTGTTCGTTCATATAGGCCGGAAAAAAGTATATCTCACTTTGAAAAGGTCTTTAATAACGAGTGACTTGCCCATTTTAGCGAACATACAAGACGCGAAAATTGACTCGAAACACCACGCAACTATCATTCAAATACATAAGCGTGGAATATTGGTAAAGTTCTTCGGGGATGTTAAAGGTTGGATTTCACATACTGCTCTCGACACGGAAACATCTAACGTAAATTGGAACTGTTCGATTGGACAAACAATTTTGGTAAAAGTTCAAACAGTGAACACAGATTCGGGAGAGATAACTGTAAAAATGGTTAATCAGGACATACAAGTTGAAAAAGCAGCATTCGATATTGGTGAAGAAGTAGAAGGCACAATAATAGAATCATCCACTCAAGGGTTATATTTAAGAATCAGTAGAAATGAAGGACAAACTGTTAGTACAGGATTTTTACCAGCTGGTCACATGTCACCTTGTATGGAGATTGCAGCTCTACTGGCATCAAAATATGTTCCTGGTGATACACTTTCAGCTCTTGTATTTGCTACAGTacctaatttaattttaactagGACTATTGTAACTCAAGGAAGATACAGGAATTTTGAGAAACTGAAAATAGGAGACTGTATACCTTGTACGATCAAAGATATGGAGCCAGATGGTATAAGACTAATTTTACCAGTTTCAGAATGTACGCCATTTGGATATGTGTCCTATAGTAACGTTAGTAATTTTAATCTACTGCACACAAACCAAATTTTAatggcaaaaatattttctattaacaaGAAAGAACAACAATTAGGACTAACATTGTCgctaaagaaaatatacgatGATCTATCTGATCCTAAAAGTCGAATGGTGGCAGCATTGGATACATTGATcctgtattttaataaattagtagAACTTTCAAGTAATTCATATTACAAAAACAGACCAATTTCATCTGTAAAATTAGGGCAGAGAGTTACTGGaaagattgaaaaaattaCGGCTGATGGTTTGGTTGTTCAATTACAGAATAACTTGCTAGGTATAGTGTCTAAGAATCATTACtctgataataaaaaaatagggGACAAAATTTCTGGGACGATTATATGGATAAATTACGTACACGAGCTTGTCGAATTGACCACGTTATCGTCAATAATGCACAAAATAAGTGCCAAACAAAATAAGCAAATACAATTCCCGGACGGCAAATTGCTACGTGGTAGAATCTTAATGGTGACAAATTGGTTTATCTTGATATTCCTACAAGGTATTGGTAAAGGAACTTTAGCTGCGATACCTGTACGTCGTCACATAAACGATTTACAGCCAGATCTAACACCTTATACTATTCATTCTAAAGTTAAATGTTACGCCTTATTAAATTCCAAAGAATCCAATATTATGCCTCTCTGCATCATAAAATCTGCATTTGAAAACAAGTATGATGTGAGAGAgaaatcgaataataataattacttaaaaaggaagaaacaaaacCAAGAGAACGTGGTACTtgccaaaaaaataaaaattcaaaagttaCTGGAAGTACCGAATGTGTAA